The following nucleotide sequence is from Psychroflexus torquis ATCC 700755.
AGTGGCTTAGGAGCACCATTGTTATGTTTAGATTCAGCTCGATATGGTATAGCTTGGGGTGCTATTGGAGCGGCTATGGATTGTTACGATACTGCTTTGCGTTACGCCAAAGAACGTATTCAATTTGGGAAACCTATTGCGGGATATCAATTGCAACAAAAGAAACTAGCCGAAATGATTACTGAAATCACAAAAGCACAGCTTTTGGCATTGAGATTAGGTCAGTTAAAAAACGAAGGAAAAGCCTCTACTGCTCAAATTTCTATGGCTAAACGAAATAATGTAGAAATGGCTATTCATATCGCGAGAGAATCGCGACAAATTCTTGGTGGAATGGGAATTACAGGAGAATATAGCATCATGCGGCATATGATGAATCTCGAGAGTGTAATTACTTACGAAGGAACTCACGATATTCACTTATTGATTACAGGACTTGACATTACAGGTCTATCTGCTTTCAAATAGGTAGAATATTTTTTAAAGAAAATATAAAAATTGCAGCCAGTTGAACTTGTTTTGACTGGTTTATTTATTTTTGTAAAAAATAATATAAAGATGAAGCAGGTTGATGAAGTACAAGCAAGTTTAAAAGAGTTAAGAGACCAACTTATGGGTCACAAGCTTTATAAAGATGTAGAGAGTCCACAGGATTTAAAAATCTTTATGGAGCACCATGTTTTTGCAGTTTGGGATTTTATGTCCTTATTAAAGTCGCTTCAAACACAACTCACCTGTACGACTTCACCATGGGTTCCTATAGGAAATCCAAAGCATAGATATCTTATAAATGAAATTGTCTTGGCAGAAGAAACAGACCTCAATTCTTATGGTGAGCGTCAAAGCCATTTTGAGATGTATTTGGATGCCATGAAAAAGGCTGAATCCTCAACCAAAGCCATTCATGAGTTTGTTAGCCAAGTACAAGAAGGGACTGACATTTTTTCGGTAATCTCTACTAGCGATTTACCGATTTCCGTCAAAGAATTTCTGTTGTTTACATTTAATGTTATCAAAAGAAACAAACCTCATGAGATTGCTGCTTGTTTTACTTTTGGTAGAGAAGAATTGATTCCAGATATGTTTACCTCTATCATAGGTGAAATACAAAAGAACTTTCCAAAAGAGGATTTAAGTTTGTTTAAATACTATTTCGATAGACATATTGAATTGGATGCAGACGAACATGGTCCTATGGCCTTAGAATTAATCACCGAGTTGTGTGGTTCAGATAAGCAGAAGTGGGAGGAAGTAGAGATTTGCTCTCGAGAAGCTTTAGAAAAGAGGTTAGGCTTATGGAACGGGATCGCTAAAGAAATAAATTATTATAAGGCTATAGCTTAGCCTTTTGAAGCTGTCTTTATTAGGCTTATAGAATTGTCAATTTACTCTTCACTAGGAGCTAGCTCTATTTTAAGACCCTCCATACTTTCAGTAATAGGGAGTTGGCAGCTCAATCTACTATTATCTTCTACATAGAAAGCTTCAGCTAGCATAGCTTCTTCTTCATCTCCTTTTTCTGGAAGCGGAGTTATAGATTGGATGTAGCACTGGCAAGAGGCGCACATCGCCATACCACCACAGATACCAATAGTGCCCTCAGGAGCAAGTTCATAAGAACGAATAATCTCCATGAGATTCATAGCCATATCTGTGGGAGCATCTACTAGGTGGGACGTTCCTTCCCGATCGACTATTGTAATTTTCACATCCATAAGAATTCTCCAATCAAAGGTTAATTTGGTCAACAAAAGTACTTGGTCTGTAGATACATGTTTAGTACTTCCATAATGATTTTAAATAAAACACCTTGCTAAGATTGTTCCTAGCAAGGTGAGATTGTTTATGACATACTATCAATCAATAGTTCTAACTACGGCCTTAGGGGCTTCTTTTCTGGTCCCATCAAATCCAGTCACACCGCCTACTGTTGTATATTTCATCACATAGCGTTTATTGGGATGGATTCTCCGAAAAGCGCTCTGACACATAAGTGTAGCTTCATGAAAACCGCATAGAATTAACTTCAATTTTCCAGGATAAATATTCACATCTCCAATAGCGTATATTCCAGGAATATTGGTTTGATAATCTAAGGTATTATCGACTTTTATAGCATTCTTTTCAATTTCTAATCCCCAGTCGGCAATAGGGCCTAATTTAGGAGATAAACCAAATAATGGAATAAAATAATCTGTATCTAATTCGAAATCCTCCTCAGGATTATTGTTCATCCTTATGGACACGGACTCCAATTGCTCGCCTCCGTGAACATCGACAATCTCTGCAGGGGTGATCAATTTTATTTTACCGATATCTTTTAGTTCTTTCACACGATCTACGGACTCTAGAGCCCCTCTGAATTCATTTCGCCTATGGACTAAAGTTACTTCAGAAGCAATATCTGCCAAGTAAATACTCCAATCTAAAGCAGAATCTCCACCGCCAGAAATAACCACAGATTTATCTCTGAACTTCTCAGGATCTTTTACCATATAGTGAACTCCTTTATTTTCGAATAAAGAAAGATTAGCAATAGGTGGCTTTCTGGGTACAAAGCTCCCTAAACCTCCAGCAATAGCAATGATAGGGGCATGGTGTTTTGTCCCTTGGTCTGTTGTGACAATAAAGCTCCCATCTTCTTGCTTTTCTATATCTTGAGCTTTTTCGCCCAAAGTAAATCCAGGCTGGAAAGATTTGATTTGCTCCATCAAGTTATCGACTAGTTGCCCAGCTTTCACCTCAGGAAATCCCGGAATGTCATAAATAGGTTTCTTTGGGTAAAGCTCAGATAATTGTCCACCAGGTTGTGGTAGGGCATCAATGATATGACACTTCAGCTTTAATAAACCGGCTTCAAATACTGCAAAAAGTCCCGTTGGACCGGCGCCTATAATTAGAATATCAGTTTTAATCATACTTAAAAGTAACGTTTGAATAAAAATTAAAAAATCTCACTTTTATTTTTTAGCAAATTGACCTACCGTCACATTTATCACCTCTTTTATTTGAGGAGCATATTTTTTTATCGTCATCTCTACTCCAGACTTTAAGGTCATTTGGTTGACTGTGCAGTCTACGCAAGTTCCTAAAAGTTGAACTTTAACCAGTGAGTCGTCTTCAATAGATAATAGCTCGATATCTCCACCATCACTTTTCAAAAAAGGACGAATTTCATCTAAAGCAATTTCTACTGTTTTTCTTAATTCTTGACCAGTCATCATATTTTCTTATTTTTAATCGCACTACAACCCGCCATGGTTGTTATCTTAATGGCATCTGTAGGCGGTAAGTTTTTATTTCTATTTACTACTTCTTGTACAGTGTTTTTTGTCAATTCCTTAAAAGACTCACTAAGTGGTGTTCCATCTTGCAAGGCTGCGGGTCGACCGATATCACCTGATTCTCTTAAACTTTGTACCAATGGAATTTCACCTAAAAAAGGCACTCCAATATCTTCAGCAAGATACTTAGCTCCTTTTTCTCCAAAGATATAGTATTTCTTATCAGGTAATTCCTCTGGAGTAAAATAGGCCATATTTTCGCAGATACCTAAAACTGGAACGTTTATGCTTTCCTGTTGAAACATAGACACTGCTTTTTTTGCGTCTGCCAAAGCCACATTTTGTGGGGTACTTACAATTAAAGCTCCTGTAATGGGCATGGACTGCATAATCGATAAATGAATATCTCCAGTTCCTGGGGGGAGATCAACTAATAAGAAGTCGAGTTCTCCCCAATCTGAATCAAAAATCATTTGGTTGAGAGCCTTTGCTGCCATAGGTCCTCTCCAAATCACGGCTTCATCGGGTTTGGTAAAAAATCCTATCGATAATATTTTAACACCATAATTCTCAATGGGCTTCATTTTGGATTTGCCGTTCTTAGTTACCGAAAGCGGCTTTTCATTAGCTACGTCAAACATCATTGGACCAGATGGGCCATAAATATCAGCATCCAAAAGTCCTACCTTAAATCCCATCTTAGTTAGAGTTACCGCTAGATTTGCAGTGACTGTAGATTTCCCTACACCTCCTTTACCAGAGGCTACGGCAATAATATTTTGAATCCCGGGGATGGGTTTACCTTTTATTTCATTGGTGGCCTTTTTCTCTTTAGCCTCCACACTGATTTTTACTTCAACTTTGGCTTTTTCGTAAACATGTTTGTGGATAGCTTTCATTACATCTACCTCTGCACGTTTCTTAATATGTAAGGCCGGAGTAGATAGTTTTAGATCTATAACAACCTCATCGCCAAAAGTGACAATATTTTGTAGAGCTCCACTTTCTACTATATTTTGCCCTTCTCCTGCAACAGTTATAGTTTCAAGAGCTTTTTTTATGTCGTCTTTATTGAGTTTCATACACTTATAAAAATTCTAATTAAGATTTAATCTAAATGCAAATATACAAGTTTATGATCTATTTACTTATTCTATATTCTATTTTACAAGATTTCTTAGGGATAAATTAACGTGTTGAAAAGTTTAGGACTAAATCTTATCTCATTAGAGAACCAGCAAATTACAACCTCGAATATCACTTTGATCGAAGCGTCCTAAGATTTCAAATTCTGTATCGTTGATTTGCTTGCCAAGATCTTGAGTGGCGATAAAAGGGCATGAGTTGAAATTGGCAAGATCAATCACATTAATACCACCTGTACTGCCAAAGCTTAGATAGTGAAAGGGATCTTCTGTATCTCTTATCATAATTTTCATGTGGTGAGGACATTGGAATTTGCTTTGTCCTTGAGAATAGGCCTGAGACAGGAGCTCTGTCATACCATATTCGCTGTGAATGTTCTTTACACCGAAACCTTTAGATAGAACAGCATGAAGTTCTTTACGAATCATTTCTTTACGTCTGCCTTTCATTCCTCCTGTTTCCATCACAATACTGTGCTTCAATTGAAATTTTTTATTTTCAACTAAATCTAATAGAGCAAACGAAACTCCTATAAGTAATACCTTATGTCCAGCATCATCTATTTTTTGAAGTGTTTCCGAAAGCTGTTCTATTTCATCTAAATAAAAGCCACTCTCTTTAAATTTGCTTTTTTTTATAAAATGGTCTACCATATATACCAACGAAGATCCTTCTCTTTCCAAGTAGGAAGGTAGTAAGCCTAAAATGACATAGTCTTCGATAGAACCATAAGCTTCCTCAAAAGTATGGATAAAGCTATCCTCATAAACCCTAAGGTCCTTAACGTAATGTCGACTTTGCTGTTGCCCAGTGGTTCCACTGCTCAAAAAAGTCATTTCAGGAGTGAACTCTTTCGTTTTGACTTGGTGAGTTTTGAAGAATTCAATGGGTAAAAAAGGGATTTCATTTAAGGTTTGAACTTCTTGTTCTCTGATGTTTAAATAACTGCAAAATTCCTTATAAACAGAATTATACTGAATTTGTTCCTTAAAAAGCTTTAGAGCTATAGTTTGAAAATCTTTTTCTGATTGTATTGAAAAAGGAAAGACAGAAGTCATATATATCAATTGACTTCAAAAGTAATAAAAAAACACCCTGTAGAAAGGGTGCTTTAGTTTTAAAAGTATTTCAGTTTAGTTTATAACATTTTTTTTCGTAACAAATGAGGTTCCTAGAATCACTCTTATAAGGTAAACTCCTGTATTGAGGTTTGATACATTTATAGATCCCAAAGCTTTTGAAGTTAACACGCGTTATCCAAGCATATTAAAGAGCTGAACTTCCAAATCATAAGATGTTGAAGATTCTACAGTCAATACTCTATGATACAAATTCAGCATTTAAATGTAGTATAAAATCAGTTTTTTTTACTTATTAATCGTTATAAAATAGAACTATAACTAGTGCTATGCTTATTTTTTTTCCTCAACTAAGTAAAAAGCCTGTGCTGAGCTACGTCGTTGTATAATTCTATGTATTCATACGGCATTATAAATATAATTTGGTATTACCTGTTATAACAGGATTTTGTGCAAAAGCAAGAGATGAGAATATTAAAACAAATATAAAAGTATTTTTTTATAATATTTTTTCTAGAGGCCAGCTAAAAGTGATACAAATTTTATAAAAAATAAAAAGCTTTTTACCACAATATCAATCAATTAACGCTTTGGTAAACTTTAAACCCAGTATATGTTGGAGTTTTAAAATTCAAAATAGACAAGGTTAAGCCAGTATTAATAAATCAAGAATCTATTAATCTAAATGAAATCTTTTGTTAACATCGAGATAACATCGACGGTGGGCTTGAAACTTAGATTTGCGTCAAAATTGAAACAGTAATGCACAAACGATTAATTATTCTTTTAAGCTTAATAACCACAATTGGTTTTTCACAAAATCCTGAAAAAGGGACTCTCGTCGGAAAATTACTTGATATAGATTTAGGGAACCAATCTTTGCCGTTTGCT
It contains:
- a CDS encoding DUF3050 domain-containing protein; this translates as MKQVDEVQASLKELRDQLMGHKLYKDVESPQDLKIFMEHHVFAVWDFMSLLKSLQTQLTCTTSPWVPIGNPKHRYLINEIVLAEETDLNSYGERQSHFEMYLDAMKKAESSTKAIHEFVSQVQEGTDIFSVISTSDLPISVKEFLLFTFNVIKRNKPHEIAACFTFGREELIPDMFTSIIGEIQKNFPKEDLSLFKYYFDRHIELDADEHGPMALELITELCGSDKQKWEEVEICSREALEKRLGLWNGIAKEINYYKAIA
- a CDS encoding 2Fe-2S iron-sulfur cluster-binding protein, translating into MDVKITIVDREGTSHLVDAPTDMAMNLMEIIRSYELAPEGTIGICGGMAMCASCQCYIQSITPLPEKGDEEEAMLAEAFYVEDNSRLSCQLPITESMEGLKIELAPSEE
- a CDS encoding NAD(P)/FAD-dependent oxidoreductase, which codes for MIKTDILIIGAGPTGLFAVFEAGLLKLKCHIIDALPQPGGQLSELYPKKPIYDIPGFPEVKAGQLVDNLMEQIKSFQPGFTLGEKAQDIEKQEDGSFIVTTDQGTKHHAPIIAIAGGLGSFVPRKPPIANLSLFENKGVHYMVKDPEKFRDKSVVISGGGDSALDWSIYLADIASEVTLVHRRNEFRGALESVDRVKELKDIGKIKLITPAEIVDVHGGEQLESVSIRMNNNPEEDFELDTDYFIPLFGLSPKLGPIADWGLEIEKNAIKVDNTLDYQTNIPGIYAIGDVNIYPGKLKLILCGFHEATLMCQSAFRRIHPNKRYVMKYTTVGGVTGFDGTRKEAPKAVVRTID
- a CDS encoding NifU family protein, with amino-acid sequence MTGQELRKTVEIALDEIRPFLKSDGGDIELLSIEDDSLVKVQLLGTCVDCTVNQMTLKSGVEMTIKKYAPQIKEVINVTVGQFAKK
- a CDS encoding Mrp/NBP35 family ATP-binding protein, with the translated sequence MKLNKDDIKKALETITVAGEGQNIVESGALQNIVTFGDEVVIDLKLSTPALHIKKRAEVDVMKAIHKHVYEKAKVEVKISVEAKEKKATNEIKGKPIPGIQNIIAVASGKGGVGKSTVTANLAVTLTKMGFKVGLLDADIYGPSGPMMFDVANEKPLSVTKNGKSKMKPIENYGVKILSIGFFTKPDEAVIWRGPMAAKALNQMIFDSDWGELDFLLVDLPPGTGDIHLSIMQSMPITGALIVSTPQNVALADAKKAVSMFQQESINVPVLGICENMAYFTPEELPDKKYYIFGEKGAKYLAEDIGVPFLGEIPLVQSLRESGDIGRPAALQDGTPLSESFKELTKNTVQEVVNRNKNLPPTDAIKITTMAGCSAIKNKKI
- a CDS encoding acyltransferase — protein: MTSVFPFSIQSEKDFQTIALKLFKEQIQYNSVYKEFCSYLNIREQEVQTLNEIPFLPIEFFKTHQVKTKEFTPEMTFLSSGTTGQQQSRHYVKDLRVYEDSFIHTFEEAYGSIEDYVILGLLPSYLEREGSSLVYMVDHFIKKSKFKESGFYLDEIEQLSETLQKIDDAGHKVLLIGVSFALLDLVENKKFQLKHSIVMETGGMKGRRKEMIRKELHAVLSKGFGVKNIHSEYGMTELLSQAYSQGQSKFQCPHHMKIMIRDTEDPFHYLSFGSTGGINVIDLANFNSCPFIATQDLGKQINDTEFEILGRFDQSDIRGCNLLVL